The genomic window GTGTAGCCACCGTCGAACAGCGACCAGTTCCCGGGGTGGGCCGACGCGCGCAGGATGATGAGCACCGCCACGGTTTCTCCCAGGGCGCGACCCAATCCCAGCATCGATGCCGCGATGACCCCGCTGCGACCGAACGGCAGCACGGTCATCCGCACCACCTCCCACTTGGTGGCGCCCAGCGCCAGCGCCGCCTCGATCTGCATGCGCGGGGTCTGCCGGAACACTTCGCGCGACACCGAGGTGATGATCGGCAGGATCATCGCCGACAGCACGACACTGGCGGTGAAGATGGTGCCCCCGCCGACCAGGGAAACGTCGCCCTGCTTGAACAGAAACAACCAGCCCAGGTTGCGATTCAGGAACTCCGCGACCGGCTTCAGAGTGGGGGCCAGCACGAAGATGCCCCACAGCCCGAAGACGATCGACGGCACCGCGGCCAGCAGGTCGACCATCGCACCGAACGGGCGGGACAGCCGAGCCGGCGCGTACTGAGTGAGGAACACCGCGATCCCGATCGCGATCGGGACGGCCAACACCAGCGCGGACAACGAACTGAGCACCGTCACCATGAACAGGTCACGGATGCCGAACGCCAAGTGCAGCGGATCGGTCGTGTCGAACTGGGCACTGGTGAAGAAGTTCACCCTGTCCGCGCTCAGGGACGGAACCGCACGGACCACCAGGAACAGCGCGATCAGCACCACCGCGACGACGACCGACAAACCGGCGGCCGACGCGACGGCGTGGAATACCCGGTCAGGCCGCCCCAGAGCGCGGACGTGCGCCGTCTTGAGGGTCTGAACTCGCGCAGCCTCATCCACCGGTGCGGCCGCTGAACTACGTGTCATGACTTCCTGGGCTTAGCTGATGGCGTTGACCGCCGCCGACAACCTGGTCTTGAACGAGTCTGGGATAGGAATATATCCGTTGTCCGCCAATCCGTTCTGACCGGCACCGATGGTGCTCTGCAGGAACGCCTTCACGGCCGTACCAACTTGGCCGTCAGGATATTTCGAGCACACCACCTCGTAAGTTGCCAGCACGATCGGATAAGAGCCGGGCTGCGACGGCTTGTAGAACGAGACCGTGTCGAGCACCAGGTCGTTGCCCTCTC from Mycobacterium shigaense includes these protein-coding regions:
- the pstC gene encoding phosphate ABC transporter permease subunit PstC; protein product: MTRSSAAAPVDEAARVQTLKTAHVRALGRPDRVFHAVASAAGLSVVVAVVLIALFLVVRAVPSLSADRVNFFTSAQFDTTDPLHLAFGIRDLFMVTVLSSLSALVLAVPIAIGIAVFLTQYAPARLSRPFGAMVDLLAAVPSIVFGLWGIFVLAPTLKPVAEFLNRNLGWLFLFKQGDVSLVGGGTIFTASVVLSAMILPIITSVSREVFRQTPRMQIEAALALGATKWEVVRMTVLPFGRSGVIAASMLGLGRALGETVAVLIILRASAHPGNWSLFDGGYTFASKIASAASEFSEALPTGAYIAAGLALFVLTFIVNVAARSVAGGKVNG